In Silurus meridionalis isolate SWU-2019-XX chromosome 19, ASM1480568v1, whole genome shotgun sequence, the DNA window CTGTAACACGTCATTATATGTGCCACCGACCCATCTAACATGGCAAAGTATAAACgttgtggggggaaaaaaaatgtttaccctTCCAACTGGTTCCCAAACAGCTCCTCTccatcttcttcctcctcttcaggCTCATGGTCCCCCAGCAGTCCCTCAGACTCATCTTCAAACGGAGGAAGGTCTCTGCCTGGGCTGGATGTCAGATCGCCTCGCCGTGAGCCGCGACTCGGGCTCGTGGCAATGTTGAAAGACTCTGAGGAATCCTGGGGAAAGGAAATAGAAAACTGCGTCATTTAGGCGCACAGGTTGATGATGAACATGTTTATAATTAACTACATTATCGATTCTCAAACTTTTTGTGGTTAGAAAAATGACAGCAGGAtacattagattagatagaCTTTATGCCTGTACTTGTTTTTTAAGTGACTaaggcattttcttttttatcttagcatgggatttgtatgtgtgtttaaactCCAAAGTTCCTACACGCATGTCTATGTGACAGCTTGTAATTTAGCACCATGCTTTCAACAAAGGATTTACAGAACCGATTCCTTAAAGCAAATCCCGCTCAAAGGAACCGAGCACTGCCATTTATGACTCAGTAATAAAGCGTGGCGTACAGAAAATGTGGGTAATGTTAAGCagtttatttaaatcaaaaatacagtaatccacCGTGTACCTGAATAAGCATGTCTATGTTAAAGCTGGTTCAATCAAACACTCACTGTAGTGAATCGATTCCTTAAAACAATTCCGGTTCAAAGGAACCGAACACTGACATTCATGAATCAGTAATGAAGCGTGGTATACAAAATATTGAACACGATTTAGACCCCATTTTGACTCCAATACAATAAACACAAGATGTatgaattttataaatattacagaaattgtattacaataaaaaaaactaattctgaACCCAATTTTCGAACTAATACTGCCAACTACTTATTTTCTACACGGACGTGCAAATataacttctaaaaaaaaaccacttcaGCTTAAAAGTTTAGCTTGTTCATgtgaaatgtataaatatctCCCATAATTCGTACAAAAAGAGTTCCCTGCTTCTCAAACACCAACCATATATACCCGCATAGTGTACTaggaaaaataaagatataCGAATTACACTGCaaataaaaggttttatttgtgAAACGATTTAATGGTTgatctatctctctttttcttaaaTCTAACACAAAGCATCTCCCTCACAGCGAGATGAAAccaggccacacacacaccactcagctaaaaaaaatatctcaaaTTATTCAACTTTTTAATCTCTACTATAACACTTCAATTCTGCTAACTTTTATACTATGTGATCAACTTACTCGGCTCTatgaatatacatataaatatatatattttactcacGGCCATTGTACTGCGTGTAGTCCGGGTCCCTTCAGTTtagactgttgtttttttttccctaccgGCGAGGCAAAGTTTTCGCGCGAAATATGACACGTGACCACAAAGCCCGCGAAATATCATGAATATTGAATAAGCGCGTGGCTGATGATTGGTGCGCGAGCTCCCTACGTCACGAGCTCGGAATCATAGCTCACGTCGTCATGGCGCTGGGTCTAAACGAGggagaaaagtaaagaagaaaTTCACATAACagctttatctttatctttatatatatatatatatatatatatatatatatatatatagagagagagagagagagagagagagagagagagagagagagagagagaatgtgtatTTCTGGTTATATCCCACtgatatttacacatttacagataTGAGcgtaaacatacattttaagcACATGTGAAGTGTCTGACATCAAACATTTTGCATGTTTCATTAAAAATCTACATCACTGGAAACTAACCCTTGCACATCATGCACATCAATGAGACCATTACATTGAACCATAACATataccaaaaaatatatttttaataacttttaGCATTACTGAGTGAATCCATTTAATATATAACCTATTAAatcttttattgttttccaTTATATTCAACTCAAAAAATATATGTTGGAATATTTACTGTCATGTGTCCAGCAGGAAGTTACATCATAAAAAGAGTATGCTCTCTCtctgatttcttttatttttattgacaaaTATGAGTCATTTCCAATGTGAGTAAATGAGTTCATTTACAAAACCTGTGAAAGTCTAATAACAATAGCATAACGACTAATCCTGTGGTTTTGTTTCTCTTATTTATAAAGTTGcctagtttatatatatatatatatatatatatatatatatatatatatatatatatatatacatatatatacatatatatatatatatatatatatatatatatatatatatatatatatatatatatatatatatatatatatatatatatatatatatatatatatatatatatatatatatatatatatatatatatatatatatatatatacacacacttttttttttttttaatcagaccTTAATGGCACCCTAAATGAGGAATCACCCAAATAACAAACCATCAAATATATGTATAGTGCTCTATGCATATTAGATATTAGGTAttagaatattatataaaaaaatcttaaaaccaAATTAATTGAAAACAGAAATGTTATACCACAGTTATAATGatactaaaaaagaaaatgtttgtgatcttcatgatcacaataTTGTTACCCTATTGCCAAGTCAAGAAAATTCTGTAAATGACAAGAAATGCAACAAAGCATCTTTCGGGTTCACCTTTTTAATTCTATACTTATCAGTGCATGGTTTTATGATTTTACATGGTTCTCTTTTAATACAGTACTCGGCAAAATCGGAAATCATTTTCAAACGATGGTCCCTTAAGTACATGCTACAGACTAGATGATTTCATGTGGtacctttaaaaataatatacagcaCTGGCATAGTTAAGGCAAATGCTGTGTAAGTCAAAATAGTGCTGTACAAGGTTGACTTGTTAATCTGAGATTCTAATCTTTTCTCGGTCTGATCCAGGACTTGGATGACGCTCTCTGTTTCGCACACTAAAATCGGCTTATCTTTTGTCTGAATTAACGGCTTTTCTGCAGCTCGTATTGAGATAGATTTCTTCACAACCTGAAGCTCGCTCGCCATCTTCCCTAAATTCTGTCTAATTTGCTCAAACTGTGGTTTAAGGTCTTCGACGAGTGAATGAGCTCCCTGACTGTGCAGAAGTATCTCATTAATGACTTCTTCTGACACGCTGGGTTTCGATGGCGGTGTTGCAGATCGGGCTGCTATGGGAACAGATATAGGTTTTTCATCTGTTCTATTAGTAATTGTTAACTTAAGTGTGTCTATGAGGCCTCGGAGTTCCTCTTGCTGGCTCTTGTGAGAAACGGCTTGAACTTTAATAGCTTCCTGTAAGCTTGCTGGTCCTTTCTGAGCCTCCAGGAGCAAGCTTTTCAACTCCTGCAGACGTACCCTGTTGATGTAAGTGGAACCCATAACACCAATAATGGCGCCTAGTACAGAGCCAATGATGGACCAGTTCTTGGTGCGTTCGGCACGCGCCCGCTCCTTCTCATGACTCTCGCGCACACCAGCAGAGAAAAGGGCAAATTTTTCCCGCTCTCCTTCCTCTGCATGTTCATAAGTTGTTTTGAGGCGACGTTCTTCCTattagtataaaaaaacaattaatgcaCAAATATACTAAACTTTTATCATAAAGCATCCACACCTAGATATCGAGTCTTAGCCCACCTGAAGCAATTTGTGTTCCAGTGTTGCTAATTCAAGATAATGTGCTTCCTCTCGTGACACTCGGTCCAGGCGATCTCTAACCTCCTTAAGTCTGATCTGGAGGGCCTCCAAACCCACATGAGCCTCACGAACCATTCCCCTGGCCACCATGAAAGCCTTCTCAGCCTGAGCATGAAACATCAAGACATCTGCTGTCAGTACTGATAACTCAAAAAGGCATATTAGGGATATCAAGGGATGTAAAAAAAGATACGCCTACCTCTGTAACCTTGGACTGAGCGTTTCGAACCTCATTAAGACCAACAAACTCTTCATATTTTCCCCACCAGTGAGTGACAGTAGCCATCACAGTTTTCACAGCATCCTGTCCCCACTGTTTCCCCAGCTCGGTCATGTCATTGTAGGCAGCCGATGTTTTCTTCTGAGCAGCTCCAGGTTTATCCGGTGGGCTTTTCTGAGAGCACAAGGCTCTGTTGATGGAGAAGGCATTGCGCTGGATTCTGCCAGAGAACTGGAGGAGGTGGAAGAAAGTGCCATTTCTCCTTTGCAGTGCACAAGTTCCCCTGTAGCTCATTGAACTTCACACATCAAACCTTCAACCTGGAGTTAGAAGGAACACTCTTAGGTAGATCTAACATTAATTGTtatcattatatattaataaattttattttgtatatacacattttaaaaccagGCTAACCAgttacaaaaagaaataacaaacattaaaataacacaGTTTCCAATGTCACCATGTATCTACACTCCATGCTATACAGGTTTGACATTACATTGAACACATTAGCTACTACAATAAGAAGCCTGAAAGATATTTATATAATCATCCTGTACACCAATATAACATACCAGATGTTGGCTTTGGTCGTGGCTGTCGCCGTCTTTTGCGTAAAGCTATCCAAGACGCAATTAGAAAGACAAACTAGGGCGCTATGTAAAAAGTCATGCTATCGTTATATGATTCATAACTTTTAGCTCAGGCACATGATAAGACTACCACATCCGGGTTCAACAGCATCACATGGCGGGGTCCTAATGCGCTACATCGCCTCACACCCGTATTCCGTGCACTATATGGCGAATTGGAGGAGGCGGGATTTGTTCCGTAATACGGGTGTAGGGAGAGACATTCTAAGCGGAGCCTCGCTGCTTTTCAGACTCGCACGCGCCAGTTTCTAAACCAACCTCTTCAAAATGTCTGGAAGAGAAGGTAATTTTAATATATGATTACATACTAAAAACATTATAttgatgtatattattataaaacgaGTCAGGTGAAATAAAACAGCGCCAGTTTATAGAATTAGTAATGCGCGAATTCAGCGTTTGGTTAAAAATATTCTGCTCATGTTAACCGTCATGTAGCCTCACTATAGCTCAGTTCATTAAACTAATTCAATGATTGTGTTAAATAGAGTCGAAATAACATTTTTAGACCTTATAGTGTGTACGCATTGCCTCAATAGcacttaatttaatttaaatgtaatttagatGGTATACGGTTTTACATGACGATTGGTGTCGGTCGTTAGGGCTCGTCAGTGTCGTAAAATGTCGTGATGCATTCTGCTATATTGTGTCGAGTATGTATTTGTTGATCAGAGACGCTCGATGATTGCTCTTGTGAAAAATCAAATCATTTGtacagtaaaaaatagtgcTCAAGACAGGGAATGGGCGTCTCACATTTGTCTGAGAGCTTGGATCAGTGGTATTCGAAAGACAATGCTGTACTGATGGTATGGCGAGAACAGAAAGACCACGTGACAATGTTACTTCTGTGTCTAGTTTCTCTCCCAAAAACATCCAAGTCAATTAAATACCCTAATCTGCCTTCAGCAATAAGACCCCTGCCACATGACAGTCTTCCAATTCCTAAACCACCAGAGAAACGGACCTTAGACGAACCATATGAAGAAACTGCAATGCAGGGAACTGGCACTGACATTGACCCAGATTTTGAACTTTGCTTCTTAGGCGATCCACTTCTCATAACACAGTCCGAATTAAACGATCTGGTCAGAGATTTGGGTCTGTCAAAAGCAAAAGCCGAATTGCTTGGGTTAGAGACTGGTGTATTCTGGCACCAGGTACCAAAATTAGTTTTCCAAGCTGCCAAGATGATCTAACCAAATTCTTTGCCCAAGTTGACAGTCTCTGCTTTGGGTCGTGAACATGATTTGCAAGAGTGGCATATCTTTATTGATTCATCAATATTAACCCTCAAAGCTGTTCTGTCACCCTTTATACCTGTTGCCTATGCAGCTGTACAGAAAAGTTTGTTTGTGGTAAACAAgtaacttattttttttcctttggcaAATACATAGGCCCACATTACATTCAGTTGGTAGACAAATGTCTCAAAGCATACAAAACAATGAAGATTCATGTCCTCCACTCACACTTGGACTTCTTCCCTGCAAATCTCTGTGCTGTCAGTGACGAACAAAGTGAAAGGTTTCACCAGGACATTGCTACAATGGAAAAACGATGTCATGGCAACTGGAATCCATCAAGGCTTGGAAAATCAGGAGCAAAACACTTTTAATTATGTTGAACTTAATAGCGTATTAGAAACGTAAACACGATTAAATGCGTTATCGCCGGTAAGCAGTTAACTGTCTGCTTCTCGGAGTTCCTACGTGATGCAGCAAAACTAAAGCTATATTTGTGCATATCAACCAGGTACCTGTCACAATCAGCAAAAGGTTTCAGAAAGCAAAACCTTTGtgtaatgtatttcaaatactGTATAGAAAAATTTTTGGAAATGAGAAACAATCctaatgtaaacttttttttttctccctttctgGAAGAGCAGCCTGTGCTTAATTCCCAGACATTATCCAGTGATTCATTAGATTAACCTACAGCACCTGGTTTAATCCTCTTGTGTCCTTCCAGATTATAATCATATAATCTGCCTTTACTCAGTGAAACACTACCAACACAGTTTGCTGATGTGCAATTTTGCAAAGATTACAGTTGTGActgatgttattttatttattcacacatgCAGGAGGTAAAAAGAAACCCCTGAAGGCTCCTAAGAAGCAATCCAAGGAGGTAGACGAGGTGAGTTTACCTGAGCACTAGCAGAACTGATAGGAAAAATTTAGTGTGGAGAGGCTGATGTTTTGTAAACCAACTCGCTCATCCCAGGGGGTAAAACAGATCCGGTCTGACGTCttgctgtgtttgtgttcccccttctttctttctctctctttctctctctctcacacgcacacatacaggATGAGGCTGCCTtcaagcagaagcagaaggaggACCAGAAAGCTTTGGAGGCGTTGAAAGCCAAAGCAGCAGGCAAAGGACCTTAAGTATGAGAACATTTGATTTGTAACCCAATGTTCCCACTAGTAAGCAAGAAAAGCAGCAGACAGCTTAAAgagaaactttaaaaaaaacgagTGCGTGTGACAATAGAACTGATGGTTGTTACAGTTTTGTGTGAATTAGGTACGTTGTGGTGACATGACAAAACTTAATGATTTCTGAGATCAAGCTCACATTCATGTTTTGTGGACatgaatgtaattataaatgggTTAAAGTAGGTTGTGGTGTTTATTACTAAATTAGAAATGGCAGATTGCTGTGATATATAAGGAACAAAACACTTCAGGACCTTTTGGACACCTCTCGTATCATACCAACTTATAGTTCTTTTAGTTCTTCTCTTCTAACAGCATGTCCTGTCATGTTTTAATTCTTTCCTGTCCTAAGCTTTAGTTAATCAGGTTTCAGGGCAACCAAACAATGAGAAACATATTCGCCAGGACAATATGACATTGCACAGGGCCTCTGCCAAATTGGATAATGGCTAGACAAATGAAATCATATTTATTGGTGTATATTACATCGTTATGGGTTATACACCGACctaccaggcataacattataacattatgagcagtgatgtgaataacactgattatcactTCATTacggcacctgttagtgggtgtgaTTTATACGGCAGCAagagaacattttgtcctcaaagcaGGGAAAATGGGCACGTGT includes these proteins:
- the ccdc51 gene encoding mitochondrial potassium channel, encoding MSYRGTCALQRRNGTFFHLLQFSGRIQRNAFSINRALCSQKSPPDKPGAAQKKTSAAYNDMTELGKQWGQDAVKTVMATVTHWWGKYEEFVGLNEVRNAQSKVTEAEKAFMVARGMVREAHVGLEALQIRLKEVRDRLDRVSREEAHYLELATLEHKLLQEERRLKTTYEHAEEGEREKFALFSAGVRESHEKERARAERTKNWSIIGSVLGAIIGVMGSTYINRVRLQELKSLLLEAQKGPASLQEAIKVQAVSHKSQQEELRGLIDTLKLTITNRTDEKPISVPIAARSATPPSKPSVSEEVINEILLHSQGAHSLVEDLKPQFEQIRQNLGKMASELQVVKKSISIRAAEKPLIQTKDKPILVCETESVIQVLDQTEKRLESQINKSTLYSTILTYTAFALTMPVLYIIFKGTT
- the tma7 gene encoding translation machinery-associated protein 7, producing MSGREGGKKKPLKAPKKQSKEVDEDEAAFKQKQKEDQKALEALKAKAAGKGP